The following proteins are co-located in the Imtechella halotolerans genome:
- a CDS encoding class I SAM-dependent methyltransferase codes for MRLKDFSVSKEVFELHYNKQYDMLETQPKPASSVLPKYYASEDYISHTDGKRTFFEKIYQFVRSIALSSKASLVASHANGKTVLDIGAGTGDFLSRMNTLGWYSEGYEPNGKATTIAISKGVKVHSDMELIENEYFEVITMWHVLEHVSNLNDQLNFINRRLTETGVIIVAVPNFKSFDAKFYKKYWAGYDVPRHLWHFSQKSIELLFAEKGFKVVCTKPMWFDAFYVSMLSEKYKGRKFSFLRGLCIGFLSNLSACLSGEFSSLIYVLKRSKSDF; via the coding sequence ATGAGACTTAAGGATTTTTCTGTTTCTAAGGAAGTGTTTGAGTTACACTACAATAAGCAGTATGATATGCTTGAGACACAACCCAAACCGGCATCTTCTGTATTGCCTAAATACTATGCATCTGAAGATTATATTTCCCATACAGATGGTAAAAGAACATTCTTTGAAAAGATTTATCAATTTGTGAGATCCATAGCCTTATCTTCAAAAGCGTCTTTAGTAGCAAGTCATGCTAACGGAAAGACTGTTTTAGATATTGGTGCAGGAACAGGAGATTTTTTAAGTAGAATGAATACTCTTGGATGGTATTCTGAAGGGTATGAACCTAATGGAAAAGCAACAACTATTGCAATTTCTAAAGGGGTAAAGGTTCATTCAGATATGGAATTAATTGAAAATGAGTATTTTGAGGTGATAACAATGTGGCATGTTTTAGAGCATGTATCTAATTTGAATGACCAATTAAATTTCATAAATCGAAGGTTGACTGAAACAGGTGTAATCATAGTTGCAGTGCCTAATTTTAAATCTTTTGATGCAAAATTCTATAAAAAGTATTGGGCTGGATACGATGTTCCTAGACACCTTTGGCATTTCTCCCAAAAAAGTATTGAATTACTTTTTGCTGAAAAGGGATTTAAAGTGGTATGCACAAAACCAATGTGGTTTGATGCTTTTTACGTTAGTATGTTATCTGAGAAATATAAAGGTCGAAAATTTTCTTTCCTTAGAGGTTTATGTATTGGTTTCCTTTCAAATCTGTCCGCATGCCTATCCGGAGAGTTTTCTTCGCTGATATATGTACTTAAAAGAAGTAAATCCGACTTCTAA
- a CDS encoding OmpH family outer membrane protein — translation MKKISIAVIALVGLVACQQSKIAYIESSDLVNDYQEKKDIEARIQVKIDAYEKKRDSLSQAFKVEAEDFDLEAPKMPQAKAQERYNALLQKSQLIQQRLQQEEQEIQLESQKQMDTMVKTVKKFIKEYGKQNGYTYILGSNEAGSVLYGQEENNITKDVLKALNEEYAKKD, via the coding sequence ATGAAAAAAATCAGTATTGCCGTAATTGCATTGGTAGGATTGGTAGCTTGTCAACAATCTAAAATTGCTTATATAGAGAGCAGTGATTTGGTAAATGACTATCAAGAAAAGAAAGACATTGAAGCCCGTATTCAAGTTAAAATTGATGCCTATGAGAAGAAAAGAGATAGTCTATCACAAGCATTTAAAGTAGAAGCCGAGGACTTTGATTTAGAAGCCCCTAAAATGCCTCAAGCAAAGGCTCAGGAACGGTATAATGCATTGTTGCAAAAAAGTCAACTTATTCAGCAACGATTACAGCAGGAGGAACAAGAGATCCAATTGGAAAGCCAGAAGCAAATGGATACCATGGTGAAAACCGTTAAGAAATTTATTAAAGAGTATGGCAAGCAAAATGGTTATACTTATATTCTGGGATCAAATGAGGCCGGCAGTGTTTTGTATGGTCAAGAAGAAAATAATATTACCAAGGATGTTCTAAAAGCATTGAATGAAGAATATGCTAAAAAGGACTAA
- a CDS encoding DNA polymerase III subunit, whose product MQFSEILGHSHIKKHLIYSADAGRIPHAQLFVGPEGSGVLPMAIAYAQYILCRNSNGENSGGSESCNLKFNNLSHPDLHFVYPVTTNDKLKKDAVSSLFLEDWRVFVKEQSYGNLFDWYQMIGVENKQGQIGVEESQEIVKALSLKAFEGGYKVMIMWMAEKMNIAASNKLLKLLEEPPNKTLFILIAEDEGQLLQTIRSRCQVIQFPPLSDDAIVQGLMQKGFTENESLKIAHQAQGNFNKALDLAYNDSEDLTFEKWFIMWVRTAFRAKGNKTSIHDLLQWSEQIATTGRETQKQFLQYCMEIFRQALLLNYKASQLVYSEISTEGFQLEKFAPFVHGNNILEIQQELQNAMYHVERNGNAKIIFTDLSIKLTRLLHKPQ is encoded by the coding sequence ATGCAATTCAGTGAAATATTGGGACATTCCCACATAAAAAAGCATTTAATTTACAGTGCTGATGCCGGACGAATTCCGCATGCACAACTTTTTGTAGGTCCCGAAGGAAGCGGCGTACTTCCAATGGCTATTGCGTATGCACAGTATATTTTATGTAGAAATTCTAATGGTGAAAATTCAGGAGGTAGTGAATCCTGTAATTTAAAATTCAATAATTTGTCTCACCCAGATTTACATTTTGTATACCCTGTAACTACCAATGATAAGTTAAAAAAGGATGCAGTGAGCTCACTTTTCTTAGAAGATTGGAGGGTATTTGTTAAAGAGCAAAGCTATGGCAATTTGTTTGATTGGTATCAAATGATTGGAGTAGAAAATAAACAAGGACAAATAGGGGTCGAAGAGTCTCAAGAAATTGTAAAAGCTCTTTCTTTGAAAGCTTTTGAAGGAGGTTATAAGGTTATGATCATGTGGATGGCTGAAAAAATGAATATAGCTGCATCTAACAAATTATTAAAACTATTAGAAGAACCCCCTAATAAAACATTGTTCATTTTAATTGCTGAAGATGAAGGGCAACTACTTCAAACTATACGATCTCGCTGCCAGGTAATTCAGTTCCCCCCTTTAAGTGATGACGCTATAGTTCAAGGACTTATGCAAAAGGGTTTCACTGAAAATGAATCCTTAAAAATTGCCCATCAAGCACAAGGCAATTTTAACAAGGCCCTTGATTTAGCTTATAATGATTCTGAGGACTTGACATTTGAGAAGTGGTTTATAATGTGGGTTCGAACTGCATTTAGGGCAAAAGGCAATAAAACATCAATACATGATTTATTGCAATGGAGTGAACAGATAGCAACTACAGGGAGAGAAACTCAAAAACAGTTTTTGCAATATTGTATGGAAATCTTCAGACAAGCTTTATTACTCAATTACAAGGCTTCACAACTAGTTTATTCTGAAATTAGTACAGAGGGATTTCAGTTGGAAAAATTTGCTCCTTTTGTACACGGAAATAATATCCTTGAAATTCAACAAGAGTTGCAAAATGCAATGTATCACGTGGAACGCAATGGAAATGCTAAAATTATTTTTACCGACCTATCGATAAAACTCACACGACTATTACATAAACCTCAATAA
- a CDS encoding phosphoglycerate kinase, translating into MKTINDFQFANKKALIRVDFNVPLDANFRVTDTTRIEAAKPTIDKILNDGGSVVLMSHLGRPKGIQNEFSLKHIIDEASRILGSEVKFVADCIGEDAEAAVASLKPKQVLLLENLRFYEEEERGNVDFASQLAKLGDIYVNDAFGTAHRAHASTTIVAQFFPNAKCFGYLMAKEIESIDKVMKSGEKPVTAILGGSKVSSKITIIENILDKVDNLIIGGGMTYTFVKAKGGKIGSSICEDDKQDLAIEILKKATEKGVNVYLPVDVIAADAFSNDANTQVAPVGDIPDGWQGLDAGPDTLECFKKVILNSKTILWNGPVGVFEMDSFAKGTISVGDFIAEATSKGAFSLVGGGDSVAAVKQFGFEEKVSYVSTGGGAMLESLEGRILPGIKAILS; encoded by the coding sequence ATGAAAACTATCAACGATTTTCAATTTGCTAATAAAAAAGCGCTGATAAGAGTCGACTTTAATGTACCTCTTGATGCTAATTTTAGGGTAACGGATACTACACGTATAGAAGCGGCAAAACCTACAATTGATAAAATACTAAATGATGGAGGAAGTGTGGTGCTTATGAGTCATTTGGGTAGACCAAAAGGTATTCAAAATGAATTTTCTCTGAAGCATATTATAGACGAGGCTAGTAGAATTTTAGGGTCCGAAGTTAAATTTGTTGCGGACTGTATTGGAGAAGATGCAGAGGCAGCAGTTGCATCTTTGAAACCTAAGCAAGTATTGCTTCTTGAGAATTTGCGTTTCTATGAAGAAGAAGAAAGAGGAAATGTCGATTTTGCGTCTCAATTGGCTAAATTAGGAGACATATACGTCAACGATGCATTTGGAACTGCACACAGAGCGCATGCTTCCACAACTATAGTGGCTCAATTTTTTCCTAATGCCAAATGCTTTGGATACCTTATGGCCAAGGAAATAGAAAGTATTGATAAAGTAATGAAATCAGGTGAAAAACCGGTGACTGCTATTCTAGGTGGTTCAAAGGTTTCTTCTAAAATCACGATTATTGAAAACATTTTAGACAAGGTAGATAATCTTATTATAGGTGGTGGTATGACTTATACTTTTGTGAAAGCTAAGGGAGGAAAAATAGGAAGCTCGATTTGTGAAGATGATAAGCAAGATTTAGCGATTGAAATTCTTAAAAAGGCCACTGAAAAAGGAGTAAATGTATACCTTCCAGTTGATGTAATCGCAGCAGATGCTTTCAGTAATGATGCAAATACTCAGGTCGCTCCTGTAGGAGACATTCCTGACGGATGGCAGGGTCTAGATGCAGGTCCAGATACTTTGGAGTGCTTCAAAAAAGTGATTCTTAATTCAAAGACTATTTTATGGAATGGGCCCGTAGGTGTTTTTGAGATGGATTCTTTTGCAAAAGGAACCATTTCAGTTGGTGATTTTATAGCAGAAGCTACTAGTAAAGGAGCATTTTCTTTGGTAGGTGGTGGAGACTCAGTTGCTGCTGTAAAACAATTTGGTTTTGAAGAGAAAGTAAGTTATGTTTCAACAGGTGGAGGAGCTATGCTTGAAAGTCTTGAAGGTCGTATATTACCCGGTATCAAGGCTATTTTATCCTAA
- a CDS encoding lytic transglycosylase domain-containing protein, translating into MKYLFLAGMMWLSMPVMAQKITSKKEKQTKTVEKVSIQNDTLAQLETASMELLGAEVDTENNPETAFRFPKKEGKYLLKDHDNVSRIDSLWMRELTNSELFENMYKTVTNMEYDSVAYNELTTEVLKQRLEVLNQKTPFNVEYNPALESVIKSFLKNRRKTLERLMSLSHYYFPLFEQEMDNANIPLEMKYLSIVESALNPRARSRVGATGLWQFMYPTGKMYGLDVSSYVDERSDPIRSTKAAAKYLSRLYAMFNDWDLALAAYNSGPGNVTKAIRRSGGKQNYWNLRPHLPRETAGYVPAFLATMYIFEYAQEHGFNPKKHETIYFQTDTVQVKRLITFDQLTELLDVSKEQLQFFNPSYKLDIVPFVEGKKYSLRLPKDLIGKFVANEESIYAFVEAEKEKMEKPLPALVQTSGEGGNRIYHRVKSGDVLGKIANKYGVTVTNLKRWNSLRSNTIQIGQRLTIYTNKKPLSPSTVVAKSTSNSGSKAAEEIYVVQKGDTLWSIAQKFPKISIEDIQKWNDISGEKLQPGMKLKMCQC; encoded by the coding sequence ATGAAATACCTTTTTTTAGCAGGAATGATGTGGTTAAGTATGCCAGTAATGGCTCAGAAGATTACATCTAAAAAAGAAAAACAGACCAAAACTGTTGAAAAAGTATCCATTCAAAATGATACGTTAGCTCAGCTAGAGACAGCTTCGATGGAGTTATTAGGTGCTGAAGTAGACACTGAAAACAATCCTGAAACAGCTTTTCGTTTTCCGAAAAAGGAGGGTAAATATTTATTAAAGGACCATGATAATGTTTCAAGAATAGATAGCCTATGGATGAGGGAGCTTACCAATTCAGAATTGTTTGAAAATATGTACAAAACGGTCACCAATATGGAATATGATTCGGTTGCGTACAATGAATTAACCACTGAAGTATTAAAACAACGTTTGGAAGTACTCAACCAGAAAACTCCGTTTAATGTTGAGTATAATCCGGCATTGGAAAGTGTAATAAAATCATTTTTAAAGAATAGGCGAAAAACCTTGGAACGGCTAATGAGCTTAAGTCATTATTACTTTCCTTTGTTTGAACAGGAAATGGATAATGCCAATATTCCATTGGAAATGAAATATTTATCCATTGTAGAATCTGCTTTAAATCCTCGTGCAAGATCACGAGTTGGTGCAACTGGTTTATGGCAATTTATGTATCCTACTGGAAAAATGTATGGTTTGGATGTGAGTAGTTATGTGGATGAACGAAGTGACCCGATACGTTCCACTAAGGCAGCAGCAAAGTACCTATCAAGATTATATGCTATGTTCAATGATTGGGATTTAGCCCTAGCTGCATACAATTCGGGACCGGGTAATGTTACTAAAGCTATTCGTCGCTCAGGAGGTAAACAAAACTATTGGAACCTTCGACCACATCTTCCACGTGAAACGGCTGGATACGTCCCTGCTTTTTTAGCTACCATGTATATTTTTGAATATGCCCAAGAACATGGATTTAATCCTAAGAAACATGAAACAATTTACTTTCAAACAGATACAGTACAGGTTAAACGCTTAATTACATTTGATCAATTGACTGAACTATTAGATGTTTCTAAGGAACAACTACAATTTTTCAATCCTTCTTATAAACTAGATATTGTTCCTTTTGTTGAAGGAAAAAAATATAGTCTAAGACTTCCAAAGGACTTAATTGGGAAATTTGTTGCCAATGAAGAATCTATATATGCATTTGTTGAGGCAGAAAAAGAAAAAATGGAGAAGCCATTACCAGCCCTTGTACAAACTTCAGGAGAAGGAGGAAATCGAATATATCATAGGGTTAAAAGTGGAGATGTTCTTGGCAAGATTGCCAATAAATATGGCGTTACAGTGACCAATTTAAAACGATGGAATAGCCTGAGAAGTAATACAATACAAATTGGTCAGAGATTAACCATTTATACAAATAAGAAACCATTATCACCTAGTACAGTAGTAGCTAAGTCGACATCAAATTCAGGAAGCAAGGCTGCAGAAGAGATTTATGTAGTCCAAAAAGGAGATACTTTATGGAGTATTGCCCAGAAGTTTCCGAAAATTTCTATTGAGGATATTCAAAAATGGAACGATATTAGTGGAGAAAAATTACAGCCAGGCATGAAACTAAAAATGTGTCAATGCTAA
- a CDS encoding DUF4837 family protein → MKKLLLLSIFITTVIGCKTATEKDYLPESTGKINSLAVVIDNDLWKGSVGDEIRKYFAGPVEGLPNEEPIFSIHQMPPSVFTDMTRSSRNVLLVQKDSVAGATVRDDMFAKPQKLGVIRGNTDDDLIKAIQEFAPKIIQQFKENEVAENQRRIRISTNKETALEEKLKVKLSMPSVYNIVKQENNFFWIERQIQNGTSNIILYEMPLNSIPEDSTRVETIVKMRDSIGERYIPGREEGMYMITEKGFAPSVYDAKISDRIAIESKGTWEVKDFLMAGPFLNYIVEDKPNNRLLVMEGFVFAPSVNKRDYMFELESILKGVEFTE, encoded by the coding sequence ATGAAAAAACTACTTCTCTTGTCGATTTTTATCACTACTGTAATTGGTTGTAAAACAGCTACAGAGAAAGATTATTTACCTGAGTCTACTGGCAAAATTAATTCACTTGCTGTAGTAATTGATAATGATTTATGGAAGGGATCTGTAGGAGATGAAATACGCAAGTATTTTGCAGGACCTGTCGAAGGACTTCCTAATGAAGAACCTATTTTTTCAATACATCAAATGCCTCCTTCCGTTTTTACGGACATGACTAGGAGTAGCCGTAATGTACTTCTTGTTCAAAAAGATTCTGTAGCAGGAGCTACGGTTAGGGATGATATGTTTGCAAAACCTCAAAAATTAGGTGTAATTAGAGGTAATACTGATGACGATTTAATTAAAGCTATTCAAGAGTTTGCTCCAAAGATTATTCAACAATTTAAAGAAAATGAGGTAGCTGAGAATCAGAGACGGATACGTATTTCAACAAATAAAGAAACTGCGCTTGAGGAAAAGCTAAAAGTAAAACTAAGTATGCCATCTGTTTATAATATTGTTAAACAGGAAAATAACTTTTTTTGGATTGAACGTCAAATCCAAAATGGTACATCTAACATCATTTTATATGAAATGCCATTAAATAGCATACCTGAAGATTCAACACGAGTAGAAACAATTGTTAAGATGCGAGATTCAATAGGCGAACGTTACATTCCTGGAAGAGAAGAAGGGATGTATATGATTACTGAAAAGGGATTTGCACCAAGTGTGTATGATGCTAAAATAAGTGATAGGATTGCTATTGAAAGTAAAGGAACTTGGGAAGTTAAAGATTTTTTAATGGCTGGACCTTTTCTTAACTATATTGTTGAAGATAAACCTAACAATCGTTTATTAGTGATGGAAGGTTTTGTATTTGCACCTTCTGTTAATAAACGAGATTATATGTTTGAGTTAGAGTCGATTCTTAAGGGAGTTGAATTTACTGAATAA
- the tatA gene encoding twin-arginine translocase TatA/TatE family subunit: protein MISAHIFLGMIGAPQIILIVVVLLLLFGGKKIPELMRGLGSGIKEFKDASKNDDEKKTDDKA from the coding sequence ATGATTTCAGCACATATCTTTTTGGGAATGATAGGAGCACCGCAAATTATATTGATAGTGGTTGTTTTACTATTATTATTTGGTGGTAAAAAAATTCCAGAATTGATGCGCGGTTTAGGAAGCGGCATCAAAGAATTTAAGGATGCTTCCAAAAATGATGATGAAAAAAAGACTGACGATAAAGCCTAA
- a CDS encoding M23 family metallopeptidase, translating to MEPKKGRRRRQLRKKLLYKYRLVILNEETFEEKLSLKLNRLNVFVVGSVFAIFLIVSTTILIAFTPLREYIPGYSSAELKKEAIRLTFKTDSLERELYMSNQYLGSIKKVLTGDIKTNEINKDSLWEQYRNDPNILDLAPSREDSLLREEVALEDKYNLFTRATTRAGVLLFSPVSGTISNEYNPKTKHYAVDIVAPNNAPVKAVSDGTVIFAEWTAETGYVIIIEHGYGLISVYKHNSSVNKSQGALVKAGEVIANVGNTGEYTTGPHLHFELWSDGYPVNPMNYIDFK from the coding sequence ATGGAACCTAAAAAAGGAAGAAGAAGAAGGCAACTGCGCAAAAAGTTGCTATATAAATACAGGCTTGTCATTCTTAATGAAGAGACATTTGAAGAGAAACTATCTTTAAAACTCAATAGATTAAATGTATTTGTTGTTGGGTCTGTGTTTGCGATTTTTTTGATTGTGAGTACCACGATTCTAATTGCGTTTACACCCTTACGAGAATATATTCCTGGTTATTCATCTGCTGAATTGAAAAAGGAAGCAATACGACTTACTTTTAAGACCGATTCTTTAGAAAGGGAATTGTATATGAGTAATCAATATTTAGGTTCAATTAAAAAAGTCCTAACCGGGGATATAAAAACTAATGAAATCAACAAGGATTCACTTTGGGAGCAGTATAGAAATGATCCAAATATACTTGATTTAGCTCCCAGTAGAGAGGATTCTTTATTAAGAGAGGAAGTTGCCTTAGAAGACAAGTATAATTTGTTTACACGGGCAACAACTAGGGCAGGAGTTCTACTTTTTTCTCCTGTATCAGGTACAATTTCTAATGAATACAATCCTAAAACTAAACATTATGCTGTAGATATAGTAGCTCCAAATAATGCACCTGTAAAAGCGGTTTCTGATGGTACAGTTATTTTTGCAGAATGGACGGCAGAAACTGGTTATGTAATCATTATAGAGCATGGTTATGGTCTAATCTCAGTGTATAAACATAATTCTTCTGTGAATAAATCACAGGGGGCGTTGGTGAAAGCGGGAGAGGTAATTGCCAATGTTGGGAATACAGGTGAGTACACTACTGGGCCACATTTGCATTTTGAGTTATGGAGTGATGGTTATCCTGTTAATCCAATGAATTATATTGATTTTAAATAG
- a CDS encoding GH3 family domain-containing protein: protein MSIKSFAAKVFAYIIRQKTLQWSSRPYRTQDKVFEELIKQGNATVFGQDHDFKSIKNHTDFVDRVPVRDYEELRPYVERVVLGEENVLWKGKPLYFAKTSGTTSGAKYIPITKESMPNHISAARNAILSYIAETGKADFVDGKMIFLQGSPILKEQNGIKLGRLSGIVAHYVPNYLQKNRMPSWETNCIEDWETKVDAIVGETVSEDMTVISGIPSWVQMYFERLTSITGKPVGEIFKNFTLFIYGGVNYEPYRAKFENLIGRRVDSIELFPASEGFFAYQDTQTEKGMLLLLNAGIFYEFIEVDNFLSENPKRLTIKDVEIGVNYVMIISTNAGLWGYNIGDTVQFTSTKPYRIIVSGRVKHFISAFGEHVIAKEVEEALRLSVVGTKARINEFTVAPQITPEQNELPYHEWLIEFEQEPESMSDFARKIDENMQQQNSYYFDLIAGKVLQPLKITPIVKDGFKGYMKSIGKLGGQNKVQRLSNDRKVAEALSSFKKI, encoded by the coding sequence ATGTCTATAAAATCGTTCGCGGCTAAGGTTTTTGCTTATATCATTCGACAAAAAACACTTCAATGGTCTTCTCGCCCTTATCGCACTCAAGATAAAGTATTCGAAGAGCTTATTAAACAAGGTAATGCAACTGTTTTTGGTCAAGATCATGATTTTAAATCTATTAAAAACCATACAGATTTTGTTGATAGAGTTCCAGTCAGGGATTATGAAGAATTAAGACCGTATGTTGAACGTGTTGTTTTAGGTGAAGAAAATGTACTTTGGAAGGGAAAACCTTTATATTTTGCCAAAACATCTGGAACTACTAGTGGTGCAAAGTATATTCCTATTACAAAAGAATCGATGCCAAATCATATAAGTGCTGCAAGGAATGCGATCTTGAGTTATATTGCTGAAACCGGTAAAGCAGACTTTGTTGATGGTAAAATGATTTTTTTACAAGGAAGCCCAATATTAAAAGAGCAAAATGGAATAAAATTAGGCAGACTTTCAGGGATTGTTGCACATTATGTTCCTAATTACCTTCAAAAAAACAGAATGCCTAGTTGGGAAACTAATTGTATCGAAGACTGGGAAACTAAAGTAGATGCAATCGTTGGAGAAACAGTATCTGAGGACATGACTGTGATTAGTGGAATTCCTTCTTGGGTTCAGATGTATTTTGAAAGACTAACCTCTATCACGGGTAAGCCAGTTGGAGAAATTTTTAAGAATTTCACTTTGTTTATTTATGGAGGAGTAAATTACGAACCCTATAGAGCCAAGTTTGAAAACCTGATTGGGCGTCGTGTTGATAGTATTGAATTGTTTCCAGCAAGTGAAGGTTTTTTTGCTTATCAAGATACTCAAACAGAAAAGGGAATGTTATTACTTCTGAATGCGGGCATTTTTTATGAATTTATAGAAGTTGATAATTTCCTTTCTGAAAACCCTAAACGTCTAACAATTAAGGATGTAGAAATAGGGGTTAATTATGTAATGATTATCTCTACCAATGCTGGTTTATGGGGGTATAATATAGGAGATACTGTTCAGTTTACTAGTACAAAGCCATATAGGATTATTGTTTCTGGAAGAGTAAAGCATTTTATTTCTGCTTTTGGAGAACATGTAATTGCAAAAGAAGTAGAAGAAGCTTTAAGGCTTTCCGTAGTGGGAACTAAAGCTCGTATCAATGAATTTACAGTTGCACCACAGATAACACCGGAACAAAATGAATTACCATATCACGAATGGTTAATTGAGTTTGAGCAGGAGCCTGAAAGCATGAGTGATTTTGCCCGAAAGATTGATGAGAATATGCAACAGCAAAATAGTTACTATTTTGATTTGATTGCTGGTAAAGTACTTCAACCTCTTAAGATTACACCTATTGTAAAAGATGGTTTTAAAGGTTATATGAAGTCTATTGGTAAGTTGGGTGGGCAAAATAAAGTTCAGCGTTTGTCTAATGATCGCAAGGTTGCGGAAGCGCTTTCATCTTTTAAAAAGATATAA
- a CDS encoding DUF6909 family protein has protein sequence MSYTKIKGRTRAQESTNAIERMYITMRHLFNRGFYKPMGISGESLRESLLLLRPEIYGTIAEDKAELNGLTYVLERLPLGIEECRFINLTSDEGYKRSHFKPIVPPKRRRNCYRIDDEQMNIEITRGRSDIYDILTHLTFLFIESHKIAKRVMIGDNGRTTRDWAKLEAAVQKNKLTQAEREVALIHTGNILGRTFEEVLEAHGSFASKEKPEHFLHIIYWLGKLAIEEKLTDNKRSITFSPILRERLGHHIHGEIWANTIKKALKKHKLIHRPLHIISANMHSVMNTLYGFKALEKEFKGKDPMELFEALSKPENDLLRKKVKDFAHKNGMISIDDTSGTNIDIQIFDTALIDFGGTGFSVNSETSDNEKPVLFVMDYAFGEQAYETIDEFLKPYKEGKSNAVYLNVDSISIMGKAGILEGGKGDLMIPTAHIFEGTADNYPFKNELTKADFEGNGLLVFEGAMVSVLGTSLQNKDILKFFQESTWNVIGLEMEGVHYQKAIQSASRVRKSIREDVKVRYAYYASDNPLETGSTLASGGLGTTGVKPTYLITIKILEQILNS, from the coding sequence ATGAGTTACACTAAAATCAAAGGAAGAACCCGAGCGCAGGAATCTACAAATGCTATTGAGCGTATGTATATTACAATGCGACATTTGTTTAATAGAGGTTTTTATAAGCCTATGGGTATATCTGGAGAATCGTTAAGAGAATCTTTATTACTATTACGCCCAGAGATTTATGGTACAATAGCTGAAGACAAAGCTGAGCTCAACGGACTCACCTATGTGCTTGAAAGATTGCCATTAGGTATTGAGGAGTGTCGTTTTATTAATTTAACTTCTGATGAAGGGTATAAAAGGTCTCATTTTAAACCTATAGTTCCTCCAAAAAGACGTCGAAATTGTTATCGGATTGATGATGAGCAAATGAATATCGAGATAACCAGAGGACGATCAGATATTTATGATATTCTTACTCATCTTACTTTTTTATTTATAGAATCCCATAAAATTGCCAAACGAGTTATGATTGGTGATAATGGGCGCACTACGCGTGATTGGGCAAAGTTAGAAGCTGCTGTACAAAAAAATAAACTTACCCAAGCTGAAAGAGAGGTAGCTTTAATACATACAGGGAATATTCTAGGTCGCACATTTGAAGAGGTATTAGAAGCGCACGGGAGTTTTGCTTCCAAGGAAAAGCCTGAACACTTTTTACACATTATATATTGGTTAGGCAAACTAGCAATTGAAGAGAAACTAACAGACAACAAACGTTCAATTACCTTTAGTCCTATTTTACGCGAACGTTTAGGTCATCATATCCATGGGGAAATTTGGGCAAATACTATTAAAAAGGCTCTTAAAAAGCATAAATTAATCCATAGACCTTTGCATATTATAAGTGCGAATATGCATAGTGTGATGAATACACTTTACGGTTTTAAAGCTTTAGAGAAGGAATTTAAAGGTAAAGACCCAATGGAGCTTTTTGAAGCCTTGAGTAAACCTGAGAACGATTTACTTAGAAAAAAAGTCAAAGACTTCGCTCATAAAAATGGAATGATATCAATTGATGATACCTCTGGTACCAATATTGATATTCAAATTTTTGATACTGCGTTAATTGATTTTGGTGGAACTGGATTCTCAGTTAATAGTGAGACTTCGGATAATGAAAAACCAGTTTTATTTGTTATGGATTATGCCTTTGGTGAACAGGCATATGAAACAATTGATGAATTTTTAAAGCCTTACAAAGAAGGTAAATCAAATGCTGTTTATTTAAATGTAGATTCTATTTCCATAATGGGGAAAGCTGGGATACTGGAAGGAGGGAAGGGAGATCTTATGATTCCTACGGCTCATATATTTGAAGGAACAGCTGATAATTATCCGTTCAAGAATGAACTTACCAAAGCTGATTTTGAAGGAAATGGTCTCCTTGTATTTGAAGGAGCTATGGTATCTGTTTTAGGTACTTCTTTGCAGAACAAGGATATTCTTAAGTTTTTTCAAGAATCCACTTGGAATGTTATTGGACTTGAAATGGAAGGAGTACATTATCAAAAGGCGATACAGTCGGCCTCTAGAGTTCGAAAAAGTATTCGTGAAGATGTAAAGGTGCGGTATGCTTATTATGCCTCGGATAATCCTTTAGAAACTGGAAGCACACTAGCTTCAGGAGGATTGGGTACTACAGGAGTTAAGCCAACCTATCTTATCACTATTAAGATTTTAGAACAAATACTGAATTCATAA